In Sphingopyxis sp. 113P3, one DNA window encodes the following:
- a CDS encoding carboxymuconolactone decarboxylase family protein has product MAAELNGAIKEVRLGTPEVMTAFSALAEAATNAGALDVKTKELIALAISVAIRCDGCVAFHAKAAVKKGATRNEVMETMGMALYMGAGPSLMYAAQTVEAFDQFDGDRT; this is encoded by the coding sequence ATGGCCGCCGAACTGAACGGCGCCATCAAGGAAGTGCGGCTCGGCACCCCCGAAGTGATGACGGCCTTTTCCGCGCTGGCAGAGGCGGCGACCAACGCCGGCGCGCTCGATGTGAAGACCAAGGAGCTGATCGCGCTTGCCATCTCGGTGGCGATCCGCTGCGATGGCTGCGTGGCCTTCCATGCCAAAGCGGCCGTCAAGAAAGGCGCAACCCGCAACGAGGTCATGGAGACGATGGGGATGGCCCTCTACATGGGCGCCGGTCCCAGCCTCATGTATGCCGCGCAGACCGTCGAAGCCTTCGACCAATTCGATGGGGATCGAACCTGA